One segment of Methanofastidiosum sp. DNA contains the following:
- a CDS encoding type II toxin-antitoxin system RelE/ParE family toxin: protein MKIEFSKNFNLEYKKIKDKSTRLNILAQIKKLEENPESGKPLKNKLKGYRCLRVKSFRIIYRISNEKIIIITFESRDKVYK from the coding sequence ATGAAGATTGAATTCTCAAAAAATTTCAACCTAGAATATAAGAAAATTAAAGATAAAAGTACTAGATTAAATATTCTAGCTCAAATAAAGAAATTAGAAGAAAATCCTGAAAGTGGAAAGCCACTCAAGAATAAGTTAAAAGGTTACAGATGTTTAAGAGTAAAGTCATTCAGGATTATATATAGAATATCAAATGAAAAAATAATTATCATTACTTTTGAATCAAGAGATAAAGTTTACAAATGA
- a CDS encoding biotin--[acetyl-CoA-carboxylase] ligase yields the protein MKSKILEILEKKGNYVSGEEISKEIGISRAAIWKHVKKLRELGYEIDSKTNEGYKLIRSPDRPVEFELERILDTKIIGKKILFFEEVDSTNNKAKQIALEENDGTVVVSEMQTSGRGRRGREWHSPKGGIYVSFILKPNIPPEKAPQLTLVSSLALVETLNAMNHELNAKIKWPNDVLIRGKKVSGILTELSSDMEKINYIVVGVGVNLNTEQNNLPETGTSLKLEIKNDVSVNLFLKSFLEKYDSVYQKYLNGDINQIIILWKENSDTLGKNVKIIGINETYEGLAKDIDENGALILQVDNKEIKVYSGDVSLR from the coding sequence ATGAAGTCAAAGATCCTTGAAATACTTGAGAAAAAAGGAAACTATGTATCAGGGGAAGAAATATCAAAAGAAATAGGGATTTCAAGGGCTGCAATATGGAAGCACGTTAAAAAACTTAGAGAGCTTGGATACGAAATAGATTCTAAGACAAATGAAGGTTACAAACTTATTAGATCACCAGATAGACCTGTAGAATTCGAACTAGAAAGAATTCTAGATACTAAGATAATAGGAAAAAAGATACTTTTCTTTGAAGAAGTAGATTCAACTAATAATAAGGCAAAGCAGATAGCACTGGAAGAAAATGATGGAACAGTCGTAGTATCTGAGATGCAGACCTCAGGCAGAGGCAGAAGAGGAAGAGAGTGGCATTCCCCAAAAGGCGGGATATATGTATCATTTATTCTAAAGCCAAATATACCTCCTGAAAAAGCTCCACAGTTAACTTTGGTATCCTCATTAGCGCTTGTTGAAACATTAAACGCCATGAATCATGAACTCAATGCAAAGATCAAGTGGCCCAATGATGTCCTTATTAGAGGGAAGAAAGTATCCGGCATACTAACGGAGCTCTCATCAGATATGGAAAAAATAAACTATATTGTTGTTGGGGTGGGTGTAAATCTAAACACAGAGCAAAATAACCTGCCTGAAACAGGTACATCTTTAAAACTTGAAATCAAAAATGATGTTTCGGTAAATCTATTCTTGAAGTCCTTTTTAGAAAAATATGACTCAGTCTATCAAAAATATCTAAATGGTGATATCAATCAAATAATTATACTTTGGAAGGAGAATTCGGATACCCTTGGTAAAAATGTCAAGATAATCGGAATAAATGAAACGTATGAAGGGCTTGCAAAGGACATAGATGAGAACGGGGCATTGATATTGCAAGTTGATAACAAAGAAATCAAGGTCTATTCTGGGGATGTGTCTTTAAGATAA
- a CDS encoding DUF86 domain-containing protein: protein MKSNVVYLKHIIDSINKIEEFTKFVNYGEFMKNNLVQSAVILNLEIIGETSKHIPLHIKERSFPFHWSFFEDLGNNLIQYYYEVDLELVWETINFRLPELKTQVMDLLCTLDE from the coding sequence ATGAAAAGCAATGTAGTTTATTTGAAACATATCATTGACTCGATTAACAAAATAGAGGAGTTTACAAAATTTGTTAATTATGGGGAGTTCATGAAAAATAATCTTGTCCAAAGCGCAGTTATTCTTAATCTTGAAATAATTGGTGAAACATCAAAGCACATACCCCTACATATAAAAGAGAGAAGTTTTCCATTTCATTGGAGTTTCTTTGAAGATTTAGGAAATAATTTGATCCAATACTATTACGAAGTAGATTTAGAGCTTGTTTGGGAAACAATTAATTTTAGGCTGCCAGAATTGAAAACTCAAGTAATGGATTTACTTTGTACTCTAGATGAATAA
- a CDS encoding AbrB/MazE/SpoVT family DNA-binding domain-containing protein: MEVDVTHISKNGQVVIPVKIRKAANIKPNNEFYVYNVGEKILLEPINKENIKRELGLLELIKDAEKQIEKGESITFESSTSLEEMDKKLMEKVYED, from the coding sequence ATGGAAGTTGATGTTACACATATTTCAAAAAATGGGCAGGTAGTCATACCCGTTAAAATTAGAAAAGCAGCAAATATAAAGCCAAATAATGAATTTTATGTCTACAACGTTGGTGAAAAAATACTCCTTGAGCCGATTAATAAAGAAAATATCAAAAGAGAACTTGGATTACTAGAGTTAATAAAGGATGCAGAAAAACAAATTGAAAAAGGAGAAAGCATTACATTTGAGAGTTCAACTAGCCTAGAAGAGATGGACAAAAAGCTAATGGAAAAGGTCTATGAAGATTGA